The genomic interval GTCGAGGGCGCGGGCGCACCAGGCGGCGGCCTCCTCGACCCGGTCGGCGTAGAGCAGGGCCTTGAGGGCGCTGCCCACGGGGCCGAGCATGGCGTCGGTGAGGGTGGCGACCTTGAGGAAGCTCTCGGCGGAGGCGACCCAGTCGTCCCCGCCCCCGCCGAGCAGGAGGGTCTCGGCGGACCTCTGGAGCAGGTGGACGCCGGGGACCCGCTCGCCCGCGCGGCCGCCGGGCTCCGGCGGGACGGCCGGACGGCCCTCGTCGGGGACCATCACGGCGGGGAAGCCGTAGCGCGCCCACATCGAGGAGATGTACGGGTGGATGCCGCTCTCCGGGGTCATGGCCGGGGCGTCGGGACCGCGGCGGGCGATGACCTCCAGGGCCTCCTCGATGCGGCCGTGGGCCACGAGGAGCTTGCCGAGCATGACCAGCCCGTCCGGGGACAGCGTTCCGGCGCGCATGGCGGCGAGCAGGTCGGGGAGGTGCTGGTACTCCGCGGCGGCGGGGTTGGTGCGCCACATGACGAGGGCGAGCCGCATCTTGATCTCGATGCGCTCGGCCTCGTCGGAGCCGGAGTCGTGGGCGAGTTCGAGGCAGTCGATGGCGAACTTCGCGTCGTCCTCGCCGAGGGCGTCCTCGGCGGCGTTCCGCAGGGCGATCAGTTCCCAGGGTTCGACGGCGCGCTGGGCGGCCAGGAGGTGGCGGGCTATCGCCGGGGAGGCGGCCCCGGCGGCGTAGAGGACGGCGGCGGCCTTGCGGTGCAGGGCGGTGCGGCGGGCGGGTGCCATGTCGGCCTCGACCGTGGCGGCGGCGGAGCGGTGCCGGAAGCGGGTGCCGTCGATGACGCCGGCGGCCCTGAGGGCGTGGAGGTTCTGGTCGAGGGGCGCGGCCGGCTGGTCGAGCATCCGGGCGAGCAGGGCGGGGGTGCCGGCGTCGCCGAGGACGGCGAGGGCGTGGCCGACCTCCAGGGCCACGGATCCGCTGCGGTAGAGGCAGGCGAGGACGGCCTGTCCGTAGAGCCCGCCCACCAGGGGTTCGCCGCAGGCGCTGGGCGTGCCGACGCCGGTGACCAGGCACTCCTCCAGGAGTGCCCGCAGGAGCAGGGGGTTGCCGGCGCCTATGGAGTGCAGGCGTCCGACCAGGGCGGGGTCGTGCGGGTCGCCGTCGTGGGCGGCGAGGAGTTCATCGGTGCCCTGTTCGGTGAGCGGGCCGAGGCGGATGCGCAGGGAGTTGGACCGGCGCAGCAGCTCCGTCTTGATCAGCGGGTCCTGGTGGGGCAGGTGGAGGCTGTCGGTGAAGACGAGGAGGAGGCGGGCCGAGCGGAGCCGGCCGGCGAGCTGGAGGAGGTGGTGCAGGGAGCGGATGTCGCCGTCCTGGGCGTCGTCGACGCAGACGACGACGGGTGAGGTCGCGGTCATCCGGTGGAGGGCCGCGAGGAAGTCGTGCTCGGTGGGGGGCCGGGTCGGGTCGGGGCCGCCCTGCCCCGTCTGGTCGGCGAGCTGGCGCAGTACGGCGAAGGGCTGCGCGTCGGTGGAGCGCATCCCGACGGCCCTGAGCACCATCGCTCCCTGGGCGGCGGCGTATTCGGCGAAGGTCTCCAGGAGTTCGCTCTTCCCGCAGCCGACGCCGCCTTCCACGACGACCGTCTTCGACCTTCCGGCCGTGCACTCGGTGAGTGCGGACGCGAGGAGGCCGAGTTCCTTTTCACGGTTGACCAGTATCATCTGGAGTGACACGCCCTCGTAAAGTTTCAGCAGACGAACCTTCTCGGGATGAATTTCCGGAATTCCGGGTCCCCGGCGGCCGATGCCAGGGGTGCGAAGGGCCCGCGGCGGAAGAGGTGCCGGGGCCGGCGGGAACGCAAAAGGGGGCACGCGCGGGGGCCGTGGCGGAGAACGGTCCGGCGCGGCTTCACGCCATGGGGTTTCCCGGCTCTAACGGAGTCTGCTCCGCGCCCCCGGGCGGCACGTCGGCCACCTGGCGTGACGTAGGGTCATCCGACCGTCCATGCACACCCCACCGCTCCCCCTGCCCCCAAGCGCAGCGCGCGTGTTGAGCGTTCAGGCTAGCGCCTCTCCCGGTCCCGGTGCGAGACCGGACGGGAGTCGGCGACATTAAGTCTCCGCTACCGGATTCCGTTTCGACGTACCGTCAATCTCTTTTGGAGAAAGGCGAGTTCTCGACTCCGGTCCGGACTCGGCGGCGTGGTAGGAGCGGATGCGCGAGAGCCCGCCCGGTGGGTCCGGGCGGGCTCTCGCGTGGGGTGGGGTTCAGCTTGTCGGAGCGGCTGCCGGGGTGGCCGTTCCGGTGCGGGAGCCGGAGGCGGCACGGGGGGTGAGGAGCCGCTCGGCGAGGTGGCCGAAGACCAGGCCGAAGCCGGTCCACAGGAGGAGCTGCATGGCGAGGGCGGAGAGCCTGAAGCGCCAGAGCAGCGTGGCGGAGAAGCCGTCGGGGACTTCGTTGATCGCGGGCAGGAAGGCGTAGGCGAGCCCGACCGCGGCGACGAAGCCGGCCGCCGCCGCGACGGTGGCGTACCAGGCCCCGAGGCGGGGTGCCAGCCGCTTGCCGAGGACGACCGCGGCCACCGCCAGGAGGACGCTGAGCGCGATCATCAGGAAGTAGAGCGTGGTGCGCTTGGCGATGGTGTCGGGGTCACCGACGGCCGGGGGGTTCGCCGGGTACTTCAGGAACGGCACCACGTAGACGGTCAGGAGCGCGCCGAGGGAGACCAGGGCTGCCGTCGCACGGGGGCCGAACCGGCCGACGCGGCCGAGCGCGACGCAGAAGGCCAGGGCGGCGATGCCGCCGAGCGCGACGCCGTAGACGAGGATGCCGGTGGCGAGGCCGGCCGTGGACTGGAGGGTGCGGCTGACGGCCTCCTCGCCGCCGTGCTCATGGCTGTGCGCCTCCTCGAAGGCGATGGCGGAGTCCACTTGGGGCTCGCCCAGCAGATAGGCGACGATCAGGGCGAGGACGCCGGCGGCGAGGCCGGCGAGCATGCCGCGGACGAGCAGGGCTCTCACGGAGACGGAGTTCATGATGTCGGTACCCCTGGGTCGTCAGTGGCAGGGGAAGCCGAGCAGGTGGCGTCCGTCGTGGAGCCACTCGTGGACGTTCTCACCGGAGACGAGCGAGGTGGCGCCCTGTTCGGCGCCGACGAAGTAGAGCAGGACCAGCATGAGGATCCCGCCGAAGACGGCCCAGGGGGCGATCTCCTTCAGCGAGATGGGGGTGACCTCGGGTATGGCGGGCGAGCTGGTCGCGGGAGCGGCTGACTGTGCCATGGCAGAACCTCCTGGGGGAACACGCGTCCCATGTCGGGGCCAGGACGACAGTGCCGGGTCTGACTTCCCGGCCCGGGCACGCGGGAGGGCGTGCGGGCCGGTAACACAGTGGCGCGACCGTACCGGATTCTCACCGGGATTCCGTCACACCGTCGTCATTGCCACGCGACCGTACCGCGCGCCGGACCCATGCGCTACGGCGTACGGATGCGCACCCCAGCGCACGCTCCCCGGGATGTCCGTGATCTCCTGACGCGCGGGCGCGCGGGGCTCCGAACGGGCCTGGCGGGCAAGGGAGACCGGCGGGAGAGAAGGGGAGAGGGGCGACGATGACGGTGCGTGTGACGCTGATCTCAGCCGCGGCCGGGGCGGCGGCGCGGGAGGCGCGCTTCGGCGACGGGCCACCGGACGAGGCCGCCCTGCGGCGGGCGGCGGAGGCGGCCGGGGGGCTGCCGGCCGCGTCGCGGGTGTTCGGCGCGCCCTCCGCGCGCTGCCGTGCGACGTGCGCGGCGCTCGGCCTGACCCCGGGCGCCGGGCCCGCCCCGCACGACCTGGACCCGGGCCGGTGGCGCGGGCGTTCCCTCGCGGAGGTCGGCGCCGAGGAGCCCGAGGCCGTGGCCCGCTGGCTCACCGACCCCGCCGCCGCCCCGCACGGCGGGGAGTCGGTCCTCGGCCTGGTGGCCCGGGTGGGCGGCTGGCTGGACTCCCTGGTGGAGGAGGGCGGGCGGGTACTGGCGGTGGTGGAACCGGCGGTGGTGCGGGCGGCGGTGGTCCACGGGCTGGGGTTGCCGGCGGAGGTGTTCTGGCGGCTGGACGTGCGGCCGTTGACCGGTACGGAGCTGTCGGGGCGGGTGGGGCGGTGGAACCTGCGGTGCGGGGCGCCCCTGTGAGGGGCGGGTTCTCCCCTGCCCGGGCCGCCCGTTGTGTCCGACGCGCGGCTCCGCGCGTGGCGGGGGCAAGCCCCAGGGCCGCCTTTCCGCGCTGCGCGCGGTGTCCTCGATGCCGGACGGGCCGGGTCCGGGTCGGAGCCCCACGGCGTGGCGGATCCGCACATCGGATGCGGCGGGCAGGGCGGGACCGGGGCAAGATCCGATCTTTCCCACCCGCACACGTCGCGGCGGTGCGAAGATGCCCCCGGGAGGGCATGGACATGAGCAAGACCTACGCCGGCGCGCGCCTGCGCCGCCTCAGGGAGGAGCGCCGGCTCAGCCAGGCCGAGCTCGCACGGCAGCTCGCCGTATCCCCCAGCTATCTCAATCAGATGGAGCACGACGCCCGCCCCCTGACCGTCCCCGTGCTGCTGCGCCTGACCGAGGCGTTCGGCGTGGACGCCGGGTTCTTCTCCGAGCGGGACACCACCCGGCTGCTCGCCGACCTCCGGGAGGCGCTGGCCGACGAGGTGACGGCCGCGAAGGTGTCCCCCGGCGACCTGTCCGAGCTGGCGTCGCGGCTGCCGTCGGTGGCCGAGGTCGTGCTCGCCATGGACCGCCGCAACCGCGCGCTGGCCGAGCGGGTGGCGGAGCTCGCCGGGGACCGCGAGGGCACCGCGGCGGTCTCCGCCGGGCGCACGCCGCACGAGGAGGTGCGGGAGTTCTTCTACCGGCGGCAGAACTATCTGCACGAACCGGACATGGCCGCCGAGCGGCTGGCGGGCGCGATTGGGGTCCGGCGCGGCGAGGTGCGGCAGGCGCTGGCCGCCCGGCTGGCGGACCGGCACGGGGTCCGGCTGGCCTCGGGCGCGGAGGAGCTGCACCGCTACGATCCGGACGCGCGGGTCCTGCGTCTGTCGCCCCGGCTGCGGCCGGGCCAGCAGGCGTTCCGGATGGCGACGCAGCTCGCGCTCCTGGAGTACGGGCGGGAGCTGTCGGAGCTCGCCGCGGAGGACTTCACGGAGGACTCCCCCGCCTGGTCGACGGCCCGGATCGGGCTCGCCAACTACTTCGCGGCGGCGCTCGTCCTGCCGTACGGCGTCTTCCACGCGGCGGCGGAGGAGCAGCGCTACGACATCGAGCGGCTCGCCGACCACTTCGGGGTGGGGTACGAGACGGTGTGTCACCGGCTCAGCACCTTGCAGCGGCCGCGCGCCCGCGGGGTGCCGTTCTCGTTCGTCCGCGTGGACCGGGCGGGCAACATGTCCAAGCGGCAGTCGGCGACGGGCTTCCACTTCTCGCGGGCGGGCGGCACCTGCCCGCTGTGGAACGCCTACGAGGCCTTCGCCTCGCCGGGCCGGGTGCACGTACAAGTGGCGGCGATGCCGGACGGGCAGCGCTATCTGTGGACGGCGCGGTCCGTCACGCGCTTCCGGGGCGGGTGGGGCGAGCCCGGCAAGACGTTCGCGATCGGTCTGGGCTGCGAGCTGCGGCACGCGCCGCGGCTGGTGTACTCCGCGGGTCTGGACCTGGACGACGCCGCGGCGGCGACGCCGATCGGGATGGGCTGCCGGGTGTGCGAGCGGCTGGACTGTCCGCAGCGGGCGGTGCCGCCGCTGGGCCGGCGGCTGGCCGTGGACGAGAACCGCACGACGTTCGTACCGTATCCGGTGGAGCCCTGACCGGGGGCCGGGTCCGGCCCTCGTGGCCCGGTGGGACGTACACCCCCTCCGCCTGCGATGATGTAAAGTTCTTAGGCTAGCCTTACCTTATGACTCTGTCGCAAGTGGGCCCCCCGGAGGCACAGCCCACCAGCTCCTCCCGTTCGGCGCCCCCGCCGGGCCGTCCGCACGGCAGCCGCACGCTCGTGGTCGCCTCGGTCTCCCTGGTGCTCGCCGTCCTCGTCCTGTCCGCCCTTTCGCTGTCCGTGGGCGCGGGAGAGGTCGGGCCGGGCGACGTCCTGAACTACCTGCTGGGGCGCGACGGCGCACGCGACAGCTCCCGTCTCTCCCTGGTCGTCGGCGACTTGCGGATCCCCCGCACGCTCACCGCGCTGGCCGTCGGCGCGGCCCTCGGCACGGCGGGCTGTCTGCTCCAGGCCGTCACCCGCAACCCGCTGGCCGAGACCGGCCTGCTCGGCGTCAACGCGGGCGCGTCCCTCGGCGTCGTCGTCGGCATCGCCTTCCTCGGGGTGCAGAGCGGCTTCGGCTATCTGCTCTGGGCCTTCGGCGGCGCGGTCGTCGCGAGCTCCCTCGTGCTGCTGATAGCGGGCCGCCGGGGCGGCGGTTCACCGATGCGGCTGGTGCTCGCCGGATCCGCTCTCGGCGCCACCTTCGGCGGTGTGACCAGCGTCCTCATCGTGAACTCCGCCGAGACGTACGACCGCTTCCGCTTCTGGGTGCTCGGCTCGCTCGCCGGCGTCGAGGGCTTCGGCAAGCTCGGCAGCCTGGCGCCCGTCCTGGCCGTCGGCTTCGTCGTGGCGCTGCTCATCGCCCGGCCGCTGTCCGCCCTCGCCCTCGGCGACGACCTCGCCCGCGGCCTGGGCCACCGCCCCGGCGCCATCCGCGTCGTCGTCGCCCTCTCCGTGACGCTGCTGACCGCCGCCTCCGTGGCGCTCGTCGGCCCGGTCTCCTTCCTGGGCCTGCTCGCCGGATTCCTCGCGCGCGCCGTCACCGGCCCCCGGCTGCTCGCCCAGATCGCGCTCGCCGGGCTCATCGGCGCGGGCGTCCTGACCGGCTCCGACATCCTGGCCCGGGTCGTCTCCCGGCCCTTCGAGGCCCCGGTCTCCGTGATCATCGCGCTCTTCGGCGCCCCCGTCCTGATCGCCATCGTCCGCTCCAAGCGGCTGGGCGCGATGGGCATGACCGAGCCCGCCACCGCCGAGACCTCCGGACCGGGCAAGCGCCTGCTGCCTCGCCTTCCCCGGCTGCCGCGACGCTCCCGCCCGGCCAAGGGGCGGACCGACAGCCTGGTCGTCCGGCGCGGCCCGCTGTCGCTGCTGGTGCCGCGCCGGGCGGCGCTCGCCGCGCTGTTCCTGAGCGCCCTGCTGGTGACGGCCGTCGTGCTGTCCGCGTACGCCGGGCAGAGCGACATGGGCATCACCCGCACCTTCAACGCGGTCTTCGGCTCCGGCGACCGCTTCGATGTCCTGCTGGTGCAGAAGTTCCGGCTCGGCCGGATCGTCGCCGGGCTGGCGGCCGGCGCGGCGCTCGGCCTCGCGGGCTGTCTGACCCAGACGCTCGCCAGGAACCGGCTGGCCACCCCCGAACTCCTCGGTGTCAACGACGGCGCCACGGCTGCCGTGCTGCTGTCGGCCACGCTCAGCGGCACCTTCGGCGCCTGGTGGGCCGGCCCGGTCGGCGCCCTCGCCGCCGTGCTCGTCGTCACCACCGTCTCCGGCGGCCTCGGGCAGCGCGGCTACCGGGTCCTCGTCGTCGGCCTCGCGATGTCGGCGCTCGCCTCCGCCGTCACCCAGGTCGTGCTCTCCCGCCGCTCCCTGAACTCCGCGAGCTCCCTGTACGTGTGGACCTCCGGCAGCCTCAACGGACGCGGCTACTCCGTGGCCGTCCCGGTCCTCATCGGCCTGGCCGTGCTCGTACCGCTCGCCCTCGTCGTCGCCCGCCACCTCAACGTGCTGCGGTTCGACGACTCCACGGCCGCGTCCCTGGGCGTCTCCGCCAGCCGGATCCGCCTCATCTGCCTCCTCCTCGCGGTGGGCCTCGCCGGCCTGGCCGTCGGCATCTGCGGGCCCGTCGGCTTCGTCGCCCTCGCCGCACCGGTCGTCGCGGGCCGCCTGGCGGGGCCGCTGCGGGTGCCGGTGCTGGGGTCGATGCTGGTGGGCGCGGTGCTGATCGTGCTGGCGGACATGCTCGGCAGGATCGTCCTGAACGGGGTGGAGATCCCGGTCGGTGTCGTCACGACGGTGCTGGGCGGACCGTTCCTGCTGTGGGTGCTGCTCGGCCGCTCCGCGGCGACGCGCGTGTAGGAACGGCGGGAGATTTGTCCCCGACCCGCCCCTTCCCGTAACCGGGGGCAAGCCCCCGGGCCCCCGGTTCCGGGCGACAACTCAGCCCGTCTGGGGGCACCTCCCAGCGGTAGCTGGGGGAGCTTGAGGACCGGGGTCCGGGGCGGAGCCCCGGTCGGGAAGGGGCGGGGTGGGGAAAAGGCCCGCCGCAGGCGCACCCCGTCCCACCCGCCCCGCTCCGGACCCCGCCACCCTGCCCACCAAAGAAACCAGGAGCCATGCACCCGCAGAGCCCCGCACTCCAGAACCTCGCCGCCGCCGTACGCAACGGCACCCCCGGCGCCACCGACATCTTCTGGCGGCACGCCGCCACCACCGGCACCCCCCTCGTCGAGCCGGACCCGGCCGACCCCGGCAACCCCGCGTACCGCCTCGTCACCTTCCTGTGGCGCGACGACCCGGCCGCCCCCGC from Streptomyces albireticuli carries:
- a CDS encoding helix-turn-helix transcriptional regulator — encoded protein: MSLQMILVNREKELGLLASALTECTAGRSKTVVVEGGVGCGKSELLETFAEYAAAQGAMVLRAVGMRSTDAQPFAVLRQLADQTGQGGPDPTRPPTEHDFLAALHRMTATSPVVVCVDDAQDGDIRSLHHLLQLAGRLRSARLLLVFTDSLHLPHQDPLIKTELLRRSNSLRIRLGPLTEQGTDELLAAHDGDPHDPALVGRLHSIGAGNPLLLRALLEECLVTGVGTPSACGEPLVGGLYGQAVLACLYRSGSVALEVGHALAVLGDAGTPALLARMLDQPAAPLDQNLHALRAAGVIDGTRFRHRSAAATVEADMAPARRTALHRKAAAVLYAAGAASPAIARHLLAAQRAVEPWELIALRNAAEDALGEDDAKFAIDCLELAHDSGSDEAERIEIKMRLALVMWRTNPAAAEYQHLPDLLAAMRAGTLSPDGLVMLGKLLVAHGRIEEALEVIARRGPDAPAMTPESGIHPYISSMWARYGFPAVMVPDEGRPAVPPEPGGRAGERVPGVHLLQRSAETLLLGGGGDDWVASAESFLKVATLTDAMLGPVGSALKALLYADRVEEAAAWCARALDESTRRDIPGWQAVFATTQGLIALRQGRLEDAITSVERALAVAPERNGSVLVCGTTAILAVAYTELGRYDDAARQINLPVPETWFKSVHWLAYLRARGVFHLATDRPLAALADFLKIGKLAGRWGIDHPMLVSWRTEAAECWLRVGEPVQAAEVLSPQPSAKFPGNGRIRGITLRMEAALAPLAQRPELLRMSVEDLHSSCDRLEAAKALADLRDAFQELGDPMRAELARRRAWHIARECGAEPLCRRVAPGRREAPAPREDVTPAAAAAEPTAEPGGELTRAEHRVASLAAYGRTNREISEQLYITVSTVEQHLTRVYRKLRITRRHQLPMDL
- a CDS encoding CbtA family protein, giving the protein MNSVSVRALLVRGMLAGLAAGVLALIVAYLLGEPQVDSAIAFEEAHSHEHGGEEAVSRTLQSTAGLATGILVYGVALGGIAALAFCVALGRVGRFGPRATAALVSLGALLTVYVVPFLKYPANPPAVGDPDTIAKRTTLYFLMIALSVLLAVAAVVLGKRLAPRLGAWYATVAAAAGFVAAVGLAYAFLPAINEVPDGFSATLLWRFRLSALAMQLLLWTGFGLVFGHLAERLLTPRAASGSRTGTATPAAAPTS
- a CDS encoding CbtB domain-containing protein; amino-acid sequence: MAQSAAPATSSPAIPEVTPISLKEIAPWAVFGGILMLVLLYFVGAEQGATSLVSGENVHEWLHDGRHLLGFPCH
- a CDS encoding histidine phosphatase family protein, which translates into the protein MTVRVTLISAAAGAAAREARFGDGPPDEAALRRAAEAAGGLPAASRVFGAPSARCRATCAALGLTPGAGPAPHDLDPGRWRGRSLAEVGAEEPEAVARWLTDPAAAPHGGESVLGLVARVGGWLDSLVEEGGRVLAVVEPAVVRAAVVHGLGLPAEVFWRLDVRPLTGTELSGRVGRWNLRCGAPL
- a CDS encoding short-chain fatty acyl-CoA regulator family protein produces the protein MSKTYAGARLRRLREERRLSQAELARQLAVSPSYLNQMEHDARPLTVPVLLRLTEAFGVDAGFFSERDTTRLLADLREALADEVTAAKVSPGDLSELASRLPSVAEVVLAMDRRNRALAERVAELAGDREGTAAVSAGRTPHEEVREFFYRRQNYLHEPDMAAERLAGAIGVRRGEVRQALAARLADRHGVRLASGAEELHRYDPDARVLRLSPRLRPGQQAFRMATQLALLEYGRELSELAAEDFTEDSPAWSTARIGLANYFAAALVLPYGVFHAAAEEQRYDIERLADHFGVGYETVCHRLSTLQRPRARGVPFSFVRVDRAGNMSKRQSATGFHFSRAGGTCPLWNAYEAFASPGRVHVQVAAMPDGQRYLWTARSVTRFRGGWGEPGKTFAIGLGCELRHAPRLVYSAGLDLDDAAAATPIGMGCRVCERLDCPQRAVPPLGRRLAVDENRTTFVPYPVEP
- the fhuB gene encoding Fe(3+)-hydroxamate ABC transporter permease FhuB; the protein is MTLSQVGPPEAQPTSSSRSAPPPGRPHGSRTLVVASVSLVLAVLVLSALSLSVGAGEVGPGDVLNYLLGRDGARDSSRLSLVVGDLRIPRTLTALAVGAALGTAGCLLQAVTRNPLAETGLLGVNAGASLGVVVGIAFLGVQSGFGYLLWAFGGAVVASSLVLLIAGRRGGGSPMRLVLAGSALGATFGGVTSVLIVNSAETYDRFRFWVLGSLAGVEGFGKLGSLAPVLAVGFVVALLIARPLSALALGDDLARGLGHRPGAIRVVVALSVTLLTAASVALVGPVSFLGLLAGFLARAVTGPRLLAQIALAGLIGAGVLTGSDILARVVSRPFEAPVSVIIALFGAPVLIAIVRSKRLGAMGMTEPATAETSGPGKRLLPRLPRLPRRSRPAKGRTDSLVVRRGPLSLLVPRRAALAALFLSALLVTAVVLSAYAGQSDMGITRTFNAVFGSGDRFDVLLVQKFRLGRIVAGLAAGAALGLAGCLTQTLARNRLATPELLGVNDGATAAVLLSATLSGTFGAWWAGPVGALAAVLVVTTVSGGLGQRGYRVLVVGLAMSALASAVTQVVLSRRSLNSASSLYVWTSGSLNGRGYSVAVPVLIGLAVLVPLALVVARHLNVLRFDDSTAASLGVSASRIRLICLLLAVGLAGLAVGICGPVGFVALAAPVVAGRLAGPLRVPVLGSMLVGAVLIVLADMLGRIVLNGVEIPVGVVTTVLGGPFLLWVLLGRSAATRV